The sequence below is a genomic window from Lolium perenne isolate Kyuss_39 chromosome 4, Kyuss_2.0, whole genome shotgun sequence.
acgcgtcaacaaaggCACGTCTACCACTTCTGCACcacaacacgcgtcctcgggtctaaccctggaaatttagatatactcaggtatacccccgagtcatatactagcatttttcgtgtgctcagttttcgccttgagtgctaatactggctagtgtaatatactcagttttaccctcaagtggctggtcaacagagagtcaacaaatgggattaactagttaaattagttatttaatgtgcaaaaaattccgaaaaagagtggcacttactcatggagtctttaccacaaattgccacttctcaaatcatagataaatcctagataaatcaagtttcaccacaaattgccacttctcaaatcacctagtagctatgaaggtgcatggttttccataataagccctacccaaaacagctttccccaaaacatactttgtctgaatgaggccataattttcacactcatgtagatttgtattgcaaatagtttgaggtaggccaagatgggtttcattgtacaaaacacgcattttccattttttaaatctcgtatttgaatcccttagtctgtttactactcacttgcccttggtttcttgataccactcagttttgccctctcccttcacaaactctcacagacgcccaacattgccctgattggtctagcccatgtcacgcggatcatgcccgccgaccgttgattgtatgatctaacgggcaggataacccctatctctctctctggtcggggccaccaccctctctctctctctctctctgtcgtcggttagcttcacgcaaagtttggttttctgcattatttttcacgagctaaattataaactcattttaggcattacttttcacgcaaaaaatgataaaccatcaccgatttgttgtagccattacttttcacgcaaaaaaatgatacaccatcacccatttcttgtacccattacttttcacgcaaaaaagataaatcatcaccgattttgttgtagccattacttttcacgcaaaaaatgatacaccatcacctatttcttgtagccattacttttcacgcaaaaaacgataaaccatcaccgattttgttgtagccattacttttcacgcaaaaaatgatacaccatcacccatttcttgtagccattattatttttcacgcaaaaaacgataaaccatcaccgattttgttgtagccattacttttcacgcaaaaaatgatacaccatcacccatttcgtgtacccattacttttcacgcaaaaaatgataaaccatcaccgattttgttgtagccattacttttcacgcaaataatgatacaccatcacccatttcttgtagccattacttttcacgcaaaaaatgataaaccatcaacgatttgttgtagccattacggtaaatgataaactatcacgaattaccatttcttttaggcattacttttcacggtaaaatgataaactatatcacgaagttccatttccgtcaagatagtccgcattacttttttgttgagatatatacccccacaacggtcatctcctccttaaattattgtgtaaacccccacaacggttacctcctccttaatttattgtgtaaacccctacaacggtcatctctcccttataaacacccacaacgaccatcccttgtgtcaataggttctgcctctctcttcttcgttcacatacacttgatcatccattgccatggcttccacgtctcggacgcggaacggaaggggaaggggaaggggaaggggaaggggcggccggggtggtggatcatcatcattgccaccaccaccgtcgtcaacactgccattgatcatagaggagttcttcatcgtcatctatgaagaccctttggtcaagaaggtacgtatgcgttcccacatatatgatgcatgtgattaattatgggcatgttctaaaaaacctttaatttcaaacgatcggcgctcgatctctttgcaggcactcccaaaaaaatttgcggactatcttgacggccaggagccagctaaggtgtatctgcgagcagctgactgcggtcctcgtctctggaccgtggatgtcctatttgacggacaaggacggatgtatctcgacaagggctgggagaatttctccatcgcgcacggtgtggatttcggctgctacgtacacttcaaatatgaaggcgatgatgtgctcacagtgaaggtgttcgacggaacaatgtgcaggaagtactactactcagacgacgaagatactgacgatgaaagtgacgacgacgtgaagccatgcatccatcccctttagagatctagctattttctatatatttagagatctagctattttctatatattatgcacaatgtttagcataagagtcactttaaattaagctacgaaaatagtcacctgccatgggctgaggcggcACCACTGAGCGTCTATTTtttattttctctaaataaatagacaaccccagcggtcattggctgcggaggccccacagagcggcaatatatgattttctataaataaatagacgaccccactggtcattggccgcggcagccccacagagcggcaaatatatgtcttttcctgaaaaatagacgaccccactggttatTGGCTGCGGTAGCCCCTCAGAGCGGCAACATatgacttttcctgaaaaatagatgaccccactggtcattggctgcggcagccctatagagcggccccatttgtcagcacgagacgggtcagagaggaactgccctctgtgtagccccacccgtcagattaacggtaacggcaaggcctctgacctgacggcaaccctcccgtccgagcgtctgcgaggggtttcaaactagagggaggggaaaattgaggaaaaactaacgagctggggaaaactgagcacaactaaggacccgagggcacgaaaatagaaatcccttttatctttgcaaagaaccttgaatacactcttacccttatcgcgtagagagacaacccaatcctcttcttcatattcatcctcatccttatcaccacgagaaatattaggttccatggtaggaggtaccgtggaacccttggccataaggcatatatgagaaccgtgagataaagatgaggagttacttgaggctcctttcaagatcttgtcttgaccaatagaatatttggtttcctctacattgttagtcacataacaactagaggaaatagaagcatttttatcatggccacaagacaaagcaagcatatcatcgtgAGATTTATTCaaccaacttacacatgatatgcacggactatcaacacaagcatgtagatcatTTCTAGTgccagatgtgtttaagtccaaagatgaaccattgcaatgagatatagatgaaggatcaccAATAGTAAGCtccatatcaacattgcaatttccatcaccactcaccatatcattaccttgtgtcttgccacacattggtgaagtggatgaagatgaaaaCTCATCACggacggaagtggaagcaatacaatcatcctcaataatattggacacatcatatttgtcttgaagctttgtccataattcatgagcgctcccaaaaggcatgattgaagaagtaactacattgctcacaacaatgaaaaacacatgagaagcaagagcatcgaggcaagagtttttcttctcctcataagataaattttggggatccttaggagaagaaaaacccatgtcaagaaatcgctccatgttcggggaaataccccgcaaaatattaagcacataaattttccatagatcataatttgtgccatcaaatataaacaaattattgtgcactaatcccgtaaccgacatctttactctcaaggcggtgaagcctaagaatgagagaccttgctctgataccaattgaaaggacacggatgtcgcctagagggggggtgaataggcggtttaaaacttttacgagatgggcttaacaaatgcggaataaaactagcgtttactttgtcaagcccaaagcctatatactatggttcacctatgtgcaccaacaacttatgctaagcaatataagcaactaggtgatagcaagatatatataacttcaagcacgatggctatcacaaagtaaagtgcataagtaagagctcgggtataggaataaccgaagtgacgcggagacaacgatgtatcccgaagttcacactcttgcgagtgctactctccgttggagcggtgtggaggacaagtcactccaaatgcacgagggccaccgtattctcctcgagaattcccaccaaaagggatgtccccgatccactatggaaccttagggaggtcaccgaacccgcacaaagcttggggctatctccacaacttaattggaggctcccaataaattgccacTAAGGCCTtgtccttgaagaatctccacaacttaattggagtccccaagaacactacAAAGATGCCAcacaggccttgcccttgaagaatctccacaacttaattaattggagtccccaagaacaccacaaagacgccacaaaggccttgcccttgaagaatctccacaacttaattgaagtccccaagaacaccacaaagaccactaagccgtctagggtccaaagacccaagaggaacaagctccgggaacaagctcccgaagagaatatctcacgaactttcacctccacgtatcaccgcggagaaatcaaaccgatgcaccaaatgcaacggcaagaacaccacaaagatgctcaagtccttctctctcaaattccaacaaatctacaaaagctattgggggaataagagaggaagaacaaataagagaacacaaagaactccaagtttctccaagatctagatctaggtggttcctctcacaaagagagggatttaattggtgaagatgtagatgtagatctcctctctcttttccctcaagaatatacaagaatcatgggaggaatcaagaactagggcaagctatgaaggtcaacaatggaggagagagacaaagtgagagaaccaaccagatttgGGGAAGAAGAAGGCTATTTATAGATCCCcatgaaatatggccgttggggatgtccaggccggattatccggcccccgggaTGAAAAATCCAGCCAAAATCCGGGTCCAATACTGTGGCTCACGTCCAAAAGTCCTTAGCAGTTTTtcgagggccggattatccgcccctcacTTGGGCCGGATAATCCTCCTCCCTGAAAACTGGCAGAGACAGCAAATCGAGAAAGAGcataacttgagcatccggactccgattttgatgatctttggctcgtttcgaagctagtaacaagctctacaagatcatgcagggaaccatcataatcCATCAAGGGAGTAtaaaaacaaatgatgaaaggtttgacctatctaaaaaagacataccggtaaaacctccaacctcgaaaatgcaacaagttgcccatgcgaaaccattctcgatgaactagagcttgtcatgaggataagcacaagctctaaaacatcacatggataagatccaaataacaaccaagaaagatggtgcaaggatgcaaaggtttgagctctccgaagtatacgatcgagttactcactcgagagccctcttgatagtacggcaactatacTATAAactggtctccaactacaccatgagaccggtgataaagaaaccctatcaagagcaaaccttaaccttgcgcattccacttgagcttgatgatgacggttttgaccgcaacaagatggaacgcctttcttgattgtgcttgcttgatgaagtcatgcgaaatgctcccccatactccactatgggagagcttcttgttcggcgcatcttcacatgtccatgatcaccatatggatggcaagcttcaagcatatgatctcttcgagtttggctcatcttgaacttgcacttcattttttTATTCTtcgtcatgttgatgtcttgaagtaacttgagggctcacttcatcttcatcttcaagacatacttgacacttgatatccttcatcaatttcttcttattgcacccttgaagccaacatatggttcaagcattgcctatggacaactcctacaaatataactcaatgcaaacattagtccatagggattgtcattaattaccaaaaccacacatgggggctccatgcactttcatgtGCCCCAAGAATTTGCTGCTTTTCTTGATATGcacaatgaaattcgagatgcaggtgtccatgcacagctgaaggcggatctagctgcgcatttgtgggcgaggagaggagcagccaacaatgcatgattttatttctatttgtttgcctggacgaataatttaagtactatttatttattgggttgtatgaataatttaagtactatttgtttgattaattgtatgaataatttaagtacgatttgtttgattgattgtatgaataatttaattctatttgtgtgattgtatgaataaaatgtgattAATATGTTGTTTtaaaatattgtaaaaagaaaAAATTGCGGACCGCCGTTTGGGAGGCGTCGGTGTGGGAACAGCGTCCCCAAATGGAGAATGCACTGCCGGCGCCCTTCATACAACAGTGTCGGCGCCCATGCTGGCAACTATTTGAGGGCCGCCGGTGAAGATGCTTTTAATTCCCCGCTTTATTTTCTTCCTTGAGACACCGTACACTATTGGTGCTAGCAATTTATAAAAGAAGCCCATATCTCTTCCTTTTAGGAACTAGATGACCCGGTGCGTCCCGGGGCACAGCCAAATGAAAGACAATACTACAATCATAAGTTTTAAGCGTCTCTTTAGTTGTCCCtagcacaaaagaaaagaaaaaaagcaaGTCTTATTGTAACCATAAGTTTTATCCATATTGTTATATATAATTAAGATTTATTGGCTTTAAACGGTGATACACATGGCAGGTCCTCCATTAGGAAGCAGTTGGACTGAAGAGTATACTTTGCACAAAACTACAGCAATGCTTAGTATGTATCAGATGGAATATAACTGATAAGGCGCATGTTTGGAACCCGGCTACGCGCGAGGTCTAAATCAGAAGCATCCTGGCCAGCGATGGAGAAGACCATGCCTTGCTCCCGACGAGGTCCTCCAGCCAAAATCAATGGACTCCCTTGCCGCCCACCCAGCCGGTTCTGGTTGAGGAGTCAGACGGGCGAGCTCCGGCCGCGCGTTCAGGTGGAGCACAGCCTCTGCCGTCACCCAGTCTAATGGAGGCGACCTGCTTGATTAATGCGAGGGGGGAGAAGGGAAAAGGTGGGGAAGGAAGGAGAAGGGAGCAGAGGATTTAATGCTAATTAAGTGCATGTCGGTGATTAAGGAAGGAGTATATACACATTGTATACCTGCTGAAAATACAGACTTATTGAGTAGTAGAGAAAAAAAATGCTATTTTTCTTCACTGTCTGGCGGTATGCCGTAACTGGTGCCTTCTAGGcgattctctctctctctcccgagCCCTTTCTAGAACtctcctccgccgccggcaagctcgcCGCCGTCAAGCCCGCCGTCGACGCCTGACCTCCCTCTCGCCATCCAGCATCTCGCCCCTCCTCCCCACCCCTCCCTCCCTTTCGcccccatggagcatcctcacccACCAGACCCCAACCGCAATCCCCCAATCCACTGTACCCAAAGTGCGATTCACATTTCCCCAAGGATCTTGTCAGATCTCCCGGAGAACCTGGAAGAAGCAGATGACGATTTTGAAGAAAACCAAGCCCTGGAGCAAAGCAATATGCTGAAGCAAGCAGGAGAGATGTTAGCACAAATCAATATCAAAAAAGGAAAAGAAGCTGAATGGAAGAAGCATCAAGCAGAGAGTGGGAAGCAGAGAGATTTATCCACAAGCCTAACAACAGATCAACACCTTGCCAAAGAAGAAGTGGATTTAACAGCTATTATGAGGAGTTTGCAGATCACAATCCCAGAAGATATAGAGTTAGGCTATCAAGGGGAAGAAATACAGAAGCCAGAAGAAAGCTCACCATTCAAGCTGCTAATAAAAGTTGCAAGCTCAGTAGGTACGCCAAGAAACATCCCTCTGAAAGTTCTGAATGATACTATGTCTAGCGCTTGGGGAGGAAATTACTGGGTTATTGAACAAATAAAACCAGCCATGTATGTAGCTTATTTCAGAAATGAAGATGCTATGGATTTTGTGCTCAAAAGGCAACCCTGGTCAGTGGAGAGTGATAATCTTTTGTTTGAATGGATAAATCCAAAAGATGCAGACAGGGATGTAGAGGACTACCACTTCAGATTCATATATGTACCGATAAGAGTCTATGGAGTGCCAGAAAGATTCAGAACTCCAAGTCTGATGAGATTTGTCATAGACAATATTGCCCAGCCTTCAGACTTGCATCCACCACCAGAAATCACAATGACAGTTAGGAAGGATTATATCCAAGCATATGCAAGAATGGAGATCCAGAAGCCAGTGAAAGATAAGGTAAAGTACTATATATCGCCAAAGGAATACATTCTCTTTTACTTGAACTATGACAAAGTAAAGAGGATTTGTATTTTCTGTGGCCTGATGTTTCATTCAGTGCAAAATTGTCCAAACAGGACAAAGTTAATCAGGCACCTCCAAAGCATAAACGTCAGTACTTCCTCAGTTCCATTTTCAAATATAGGAATCTGGACTTCCCAAGCAAAAAAGATCCCAGTTGAAGCTTTCCAACAATCAAATATAGTGGGAGGTCTGGCGCCGGAATTCAGAAGAGACTTCAAAATGGAAAGAGCAGCGAAAGCAAACCAACTCTCGCTGTCCAGATTTAAAATCTCAGATAAGAACGAAGATCGAAACACGGCCACTGAAAAACTTGGTCTTACAAGCAACCAAGCTAAAGCTCAGTTGACACTAGAGTCAACTTCCTTCTTTGGCGACCCATTATTCGCTCAACCAGAGTTTAACCAAGCAGCTTTTTTCAAGCATAAATCAGTAATTGATCCAACCCCACAACAGAGGCTAAAAAGACATGCTGAACCAGAGGAATttccaattcaagaggaaatgcaAAATGCAGAGATGAGAACAGAGCATCCTCTGGCTGCTGATCTGAGTAAAGTGTATTGCCCACTGCATAAGCGCAAACAGCAAGTTCCAGAAAATAGTGACATAATTCAGAAGTCAAGTCAGACTCTTGAGCAGCAGCATCAATGTTCATTCAGGTTTACTGGAGGAACATCACAGCCCCCTCCATGTAGCCGGAAAAAACTCAGAACATATAAAAGGCATCGGTGTAATGAAAAGATCCAATATGTGCAAGCATCTACCTCTGATCTTATCCCAAAAGAGAACCAATTCTGGAAACCATTAGCTACCAGTCTAGCGAATTCTCTTGACAAGTCAGTCAATGTAACTCACCAAGTTCAGAATCAACTTAACAAAGATCCAGGGAACAACAGAGAAACGTTGTACATGGAAGAGAATGAGGAAAACTCACAAAAAGAAGAACAGGCAGCGGCGCCAGCCTTCAAGGCGCCACGGGCGCAATGAGTCTTATAAGTTGGAACTGTCAAGGTGCAGGCAAGAGCCTTGACAGCAACAAAATGTCATATCTTGCCAGGTTGATGTACTCCACAAATGCTAAGGTGACAtttatttctgaaacaaaaacctCTAAATTCAATAAAGTTCATCTATCCAATCATTTTAATATGGCCAACAGCTTTGTAGTGCCATCCGAAGGACGCTCTGGAGGACTTTGGCTGCTTTGGGACATCGACATTGACCTCAATATCAAAAGCGCCAGTAATAATTTAATCTTAGCGTCCCTTGTAAATACCTCTACTAAAGAAGCATTTTGCTTAGTTTGCATGTATGGAGatcctagtcactccaaaactagAGATTTATGGAATCAAATCTCTGCTTTTGTCGATGAAAATAGAGGGAAGCCTTTACTTTGTATGGGGGATTTGAACGAGCTTATGTATCCCCAAGAAAAAAGTAAtataaatgatgttaattactctCGCTTGCACTTATTTCGATCTCTTGTCAAAAATTGTGGTCTATTTGATTTAGGTTACAATGGTCCAGCCTACACTTGGTGCAATAAAAGGTATTCCTCTAAACCTCTTTATGAAAGACTGGACAGATTTTTAGCAAACGCAGAGTGGAGCAATCTTTACCCAAATGTAAATATATACAACTTGCCTATTTTGCAAGGTGATCATGCCCCGGTGATGGCAGTTCTCCATTCCAAGTTTAAAAAGCCCACTTATTATTTCAAATTTGAGAATTGGTGGTTACTTGAAGATGATTTTCAGAAACTTGACAATGCAAGCTTGGAATACTTCAAAGAATCAGCCTTTTACCACAAGAACTAAACACCTTGCAGGAGCCTTAAAGAATTGGAGGAAGAAAAAGAAACCACTCCAAAATCAGTTGAATGATATAGAGCAGAAAATTaaagagatccaagagaagcccaTCCAAGAACAAGATCATAATGAAGAAGAGAAGCTATTAATTTCATATGATCAAACTATGACAAGGCTAACGGAATATTACAAACAAAGAGCAAAAAAGTATTGGGCCATCCATGGTGACAAAAATACAAGGTATTTCCATAATTCTGTcctgaaaagaagaagaagaaatagAATAGTCTCCATCAATAACACAAAGGGTCAAACCACCTTAGATCCTGAAGAAATAGCGCAATGTTTTGTGAGTTACTTCAAAAATATCTTCTCTTCTTCTACTACTACTTCTATGGGTCAAACTCCGCATGTTTTGTACACAGGGATTATACAGGATGACTACACCAACTCCACTCCAGATAAAGAAGAGATCTGGAGCATTCTAAAAGAAATGAGGAATGAAGCTTCTCCAGGACCTGATGGTTTAAATGCAGCATTCTATAAAGCAGCATGGAACTAGATTGGAGATGACATAACTAAGCTGGTACAAAATTTCTATCACAATGGATACCTTCCACAACAATTAAATGAAACTAGCATTGCTTTGATTCCAAAAAAGTTGCATTGCTCCACTCCTCAGGACTTTAGACCTATCAGCCTTTGCAATGTTATTTATAAGATTATTGCCAAGTCTCTAGCCAATAGAATGAAGCCACATCTCCCAAACAGAATAATAGATGCTCAGCTAGCATTCATAGAAGGAAGGAGGATCTCCAATAATGTGATTGTGGCACAGGAAATAACACACTCCTTTTCCTTATCCTCATGGAAACATCAAGCTTTTATGATCAAGATAGACTTGGCAAAAGCCTTTGACCGAATAGAATGGGATTTCATTTTCATGGCTCTTCAAAAACAGGGATTTAGTGAGCACTTTATAAATCTAGTTAAAGCCTGCATCTCAAATTCTAGATTCTCAGTAATAATTAATGGAAATCATCATGGTAAATTTAAAGGACAAAGAGGCATAAGACAAGGCTGCCCTCTATCCCCTTATCTTTTTGTTATAGCAATCAATGAATTAGCTGTAGAGTTACAAGAAGAACTTCTAAACAAAAATATCCAAGGAGTTTCATTGGGTCCAAACTGTCCTCCTATATATTCCttgatgtttgctgatgacttgcTAGTATGTGGTCAAGCAAATCAGAGAGAAGCAGCGACGATCTGGAACACTATAAATACTTTTTGCAAACGATCTGGCCAAATTCCAAATTGGAGCAAATCCTCCATCCTATTCAGCAAACATGTCAATGAGGCTCAGAAGACCTTAATTAAGAAAATCTTTATGGTTGAGGAAATGAACAATCAATCTATACATCTTGGTCACCCTCTTATCTTACCAGCCAAGAACAGATCTCAAGCATATGATTTTGTTCTTCAAAAAATCAGATCCAAACTCAGTTGCTACAAAGCAAATAAACTGTCGCATGCGGCCAGATTGGTGCTTATAAAATCGGTTCTCTCTTCAATTCCAGTTTATTATATGGCCAATATTCTTTTC
It includes:
- the LOC127347643 gene encoding uncharacterized protein translates to MSSAWGGNYWVIEQIKPAMYVAYFRNEDAMDFVLKRQPWSVESDNLLFEWINPKDADRDVEDYHFRFIYVPIRVYGVPERFRTPSLMRFVIDNIAQPSDLHPPPEITMTVRKDYIQAYARMEIQKPVKDKVKYYISPKEYILFYLNYDKVKRICIFCGLMFHSVQNCPNRTKLIRHLQSINVSTSSVPFSNIGIWTSQAKKIPVEAFQQSNIVGGLAPEFRRDFKMERAAKANQLSLSRFKISDKNEDRNTATEKLGLTSNQAKAQLTLESTSFFGDPLFAQPEFNQAAFFKHKSVIDPTPQQRLKRHAEPEEFPIQEEMQNAEMRTEHPLAADLSKVYCPLHKRKQQVPENSDIIQKSSQTLEQQHQCSFRFTGGTSQPPPCSRKKLRTYKRHRCNEKIQYVQASTSDLIPKENQFWKPLATSLANSLDKSVNVTHQVQNQLNKDPGNNRETLYMEENEENSQKEEQAAAPAFKAPRAQ